A window of Sediminispirochaeta bajacaliforniensis DSM 16054 contains these coding sequences:
- the iolM gene encoding scyllo-inosose 3-dehydrogenase produces the protein MRAFYVEAEFEPKPGYKLSERELSTRRAARGNSVWKNIRGSVTDRPDPHPKDDEVLIKVGAAGICGTDAHLLLKDEEGYTKYDGHSKYPIITGHEFSGEVVELGSAVHRLKLGDLVSVESMNWCGECDACRMGMFNQCKNLEEPGLTFDGGFAEYAVVRAKYCYLLNDIVEFYGNKMTAFELGAMIEPTGVAYNGLFVRGGGIRPGGHVVVFGAGPIGLAAISLMKTSGAAKLICFETTEERRKLAQECGADYVYDPIALGKEGVNPSEVLMDLTKGRGIALFAECSGATNATYPVMAGALAIGGKTVQIGHSLGKTSIDLYPYMFNAGGISGSNGQSGQGIYSDVIALMASGRIDMRKMVTGRVHLEDIQTGLDQAADRISGKILVSMNYKNYGGNR, from the coding sequence ATGCGCGCATTTTATGTTGAGGCGGAATTCGAGCCTAAGCCTGGATACAAGCTTTCTGAAAGAGAGTTAAGTACGAGGCGTGCGGCAAGGGGAAATTCTGTTTGGAAGAATATACGAGGTTCTGTCACCGATCGCCCCGATCCCCATCCTAAAGACGATGAGGTTTTAATCAAGGTGGGGGCTGCCGGCATTTGTGGGACGGACGCACATCTGCTGCTTAAAGATGAAGAGGGGTACACCAAGTATGATGGGCACAGCAAGTACCCGATCATTACAGGGCATGAATTCTCCGGAGAAGTCGTTGAGCTGGGGTCGGCTGTTCACAGGCTGAAGCTTGGTGATTTGGTCAGTGTCGAATCCATGAATTGGTGCGGCGAATGTGATGCCTGCCGAATGGGCATGTTTAATCAATGTAAAAACCTTGAAGAGCCCGGCCTGACCTTTGATGGCGGTTTTGCAGAGTATGCAGTGGTCAGGGCCAAATACTGCTACCTCCTGAACGACATAGTGGAATTTTATGGAAACAAAATGACGGCCTTTGAATTGGGGGCCATGATTGAGCCTACCGGGGTTGCTTACAACGGTTTATTTGTGAGAGGTGGTGGCATTCGTCCCGGAGGGCATGTGGTTGTTTTTGGTGCCGGACCGATAGGCCTTGCCGCAATTTCACTCATGAAAACCAGTGGTGCTGCTAAGCTTATCTGTTTTGAAACCACGGAAGAGAGGCGGAAACTGGCTCAGGAGTGCGGGGCCGACTATGTCTATGACCCTATCGCATTGGGAAAAGAGGGAGTGAATCCCTCGGAAGTGCTGATGGATCTTACTAAAGGTAGAGGCATTGCCTTATTTGCCGAATGTTCCGGGGCGACGAATGCCACCTATCCTGTAATGGCTGGGGCACTTGCCATTGGCGGGAAAACGGTTCAAATCGGTCATTCTCTTGGAAAAACAAGTATCGATTTATATCCCTACATGTTTAACGCCGGTGGCATCAGTGGTTCCAACGGGCAGTCCGGGCAGGGAATCTATAGCGATGTGATTGCTTTGATGGCAAGCGGCAGGATCGATATGCGTAAAATGGTAACCGGCAGGGTGCACCTTGAAGATATTCAGACTGGACTTGATCAGGCTGCTGACCGCATTTCCGGAAAAATATTAGTCAGCATGAATTATAAGAATTACGGAGGTAACAGGTAA
- a CDS encoding sugar phosphate isomerase/epimerase family protein — protein sequence MCDWSYSLSSADSAPDSAPILLRGGICSNLEVASMLGYQAIEIHTREDAFLDYTRIAETASRYNVTISAVVTGRLNTQGEVNLIDDRPYITQSALAGMHSYIEMAAHLKTNLIIGWLKGRIPDGADRTLYLDRLARNLRLICKAAEEKGVKVFIEVINRYEVNIFTTAKETVEFLDAWEIPNCYVHLDTFHMNIEEEDPVDAIHVSGARLGYFHVADNTRFYPGSGTLDFTSYLSALKDINYAGFISVECLPVPDGKTAAKKALAYLKNIEKEI from the coding sequence ATGTGTGACTGGAGTTATTCACTGTCAAGTGCCGATTCTGCACCCGATTCCGCACCAATTTTGTTACGCGGGGGAATCTGTTCGAATCTTGAGGTTGCTTCGATGCTGGGGTATCAGGCGATCGAAATACATACACGGGAAGATGCTTTTCTGGATTATACGAGGATCGCAGAAACCGCTTCCCGATACAATGTTACTATTTCCGCGGTTGTCACGGGACGCCTGAATACCCAGGGAGAAGTAAATCTTATTGATGACAGGCCCTATATTACCCAGAGCGCTTTGGCCGGGATGCACTCTTACATAGAGATGGCCGCTCATCTTAAAACCAATCTGATTATAGGCTGGCTGAAGGGGCGTATCCCCGATGGGGCCGACAGAACTTTGTATTTGGATCGTCTGGCCCGGAATCTCCGGCTTATCTGTAAAGCGGCGGAAGAGAAAGGGGTCAAGGTTTTTATCGAGGTCATTAATCGGTACGAGGTGAATATCTTTACTACGGCTAAAGAGACTGTGGAGTTTCTCGATGCCTGGGAGATTCCCAACTGCTATGTCCACCTGGATACCTTTCACATGAACATCGAGGAAGAGGATCCCGTTGATGCAATTCATGTTTCGGGAGCCCGCCTCGGCTATTTTCACGTGGCGGACAACACCCGCTTCTATCCTGGGAGCGGCACCCTCGATTTTACTTCGTATTTGTCTGCGCTAAAAGATATTAACTATGCCGGCTTTATATCTGTCGAGTGTCTGCCTGTTCCCGACGGAAAAACAGCGGCAAAGAAGGCATTGGCATATCTGAAGAACATAGAAAAGGAAATATGA
- a CDS encoding cupin domain-containing protein — protein sequence MGDDVDVAKVNLTLGSRIRAQRNKHNMKISELAELTGLTSSTISQVERALISPSIATLKKICDAMNIPISFLFDGVEENNSQAEENVVTQDTTQADIPFHLKMFTSVNLMGLSPVVHKENRKFLSPGPGIRFYLLNPNLAGPIELIYNEYDPGTSTGPLPYVHPGSECGLILSGELVVEIKGESYRLTEGDSITFNSTEPHMKRNESDVMCTCIWANTPPWF from the coding sequence ATGGGTGATGATGTCGATGTTGCTAAAGTGAATCTGACCCTCGGATCACGAATTCGAGCTCAGAGAAATAAACATAACATGAAAATATCCGAACTTGCCGAGCTGACAGGCCTTACATCAAGTACCATTAGTCAAGTTGAGCGGGCCTTAATCTCACCATCGATCGCAACCTTAAAGAAGATCTGCGATGCCATGAATATTCCCATCAGCTTTCTTTTTGATGGCGTGGAAGAGAACAACAGCCAGGCCGAAGAGAATGTGGTAACGCAGGATACGACACAGGCCGATATACCCTTCCACCTTAAAATGTTTACATCGGTAAACCTGATGGGGCTCTCCCCGGTAGTCCACAAAGAAAATCGAAAGTTCCTTTCGCCGGGACCGGGTATACGTTTCTATCTGCTAAACCCCAACCTTGCCGGTCCTATTGAGTTGATCTATAACGAATATGATCCGGGAACAAGCACCGGTCCCCTGCCCTATGTGCACCCCGGTAGCGAATGCGGCTTGATTCTCTCGGGTGAACTGGTCGTGGAGATAAAGGGGGAAAGCTACAGATTGACTGAGGGGGACAGCATAACCTTCAACTCTACCGAGCCTCACATGAAGCGAAACGAATCGGATGTCATGTGTACCTGTATTTGGGCAAACACCCCCCCCTGGTTTTAA
- a CDS encoding sulfite exporter TauE/SafE family protein, translating to MNSTFELYIFVFLIEFVCYFIKGLAGFGDPLISTPLLSMTMDNSVISPLNLCLATPVNAYMSWQNRKAFSIRTSLFIILCILCGVIPGTMLLKYASSWLLKAFLGILVIGIGIEMITRDRTKTMHPNKVVLGIVSFCSGITAGLYGINLFFVAYIERTSKNRQAFRGNICFVFLIENIFRIVTYIVSGLLTKSVMMLALAALPGMASGFTLGSVVDKKLGEQAIRRVIITIFMAGGFSIFIKALIFRA from the coding sequence ATGAACTCTACATTCGAATTATATATTTTTGTTTTCCTTATAGAATTTGTTTGCTATTTTATCAAAGGCCTTGCCGGTTTCGGGGACCCCCTTATTTCGACCCCGCTTCTATCCATGACAATGGACAATTCGGTTATCTCACCGCTTAACCTCTGTCTTGCTACTCCGGTCAATGCATATATGTCCTGGCAGAATCGTAAGGCCTTTTCGATCCGTACCTCCCTGTTCATCATCCTGTGCATTCTCTGCGGGGTTATCCCCGGTACAATGCTGCTAAAGTATGCAAGCTCCTGGCTTCTTAAGGCCTTCCTGGGCATACTTGTCATCGGTATCGGTATAGAGATGATAACGAGAGACCGGACGAAAACGATGCACCCGAATAAAGTGGTCCTGGGAATCGTTTCATTTTGTTCGGGAATCACCGCTGGCCTCTATGGTATCAATCTCTTCTTTGTAGCCTACATCGAACGGACAAGTAAAAACCGTCAAGCCTTTCGCGGAAATATTTGTTTCGTCTTTTTGATTGAAAATATCTTCAGAATTGTCACGTATATCGTAAGCGGTCTTCTGACAAAAAGCGTAATGATGCTGGCCCTTGCGGCACTGCCCGGCATGGCTTCCGGATTCACCTTAGGATCGGTGGTTGATAAGAAACTCGGCGAACAGGCGATACGCCGTGTCATCATTACTATCTTTATGGCCGGAGGATTCAGCATTTTTATAAAGGCACTTATTTTTAGAGCGTGA
- a CDS encoding LuxR C-terminal-related transcriptional regulator: MKIALVDHSPFINYALTKLLTESFSSVAFIDCYTGEGDVFDELRECDLIIMELIFRSCSGLEFIKSLRDHEIGIPVLVFTMQNEEHFAERSLKAGATGYLMMSSAIEEIGYALKTVLNRRCYVSRNIAEKMADRLHGTGGNMPIERLSDRELQVLLLLASGISNSDIAQNLCLSPKTVSTYKSRIMEKMDFHNDKEILLYFLNQKV; encoded by the coding sequence GTGAAAATAGCACTGGTAGATCACTCGCCGTTTATCAACTATGCTCTCACAAAGCTGCTGACTGAGAGCTTCTCTTCCGTCGCCTTTATCGATTGTTATACCGGTGAAGGCGACGTTTTCGATGAGCTGCGGGAGTGTGATCTTATCATTATGGAGTTGATCTTTCGTTCCTGCAGCGGACTTGAATTCATCAAATCCCTCAGAGACCATGAGATTGGTATTCCGGTTCTTGTATTCACCATGCAGAACGAGGAGCACTTTGCCGAGCGTTCCCTCAAAGCCGGTGCCACCGGCTATCTTATGATGAGTTCCGCTATCGAAGAGATTGGCTATGCCCTGAAAACGGTTCTGAACCGGCGATGCTATGTAAGCAGAAATATTGCGGAAAAGATGGCCGACCGCCTCCATGGCACCGGCGGCAATATGCCTATCGAGAGACTGTCCGATCGGGAATTGCAGGTGCTCTTGCTGCTGGCATCGGGAATCAGCAACAGTGACATAGCGCAAAATCTCTGCCTTAGCCCCAAGACCGTGAGTACCTACAAATCCCGAATCATGGAAAAGATGGATTTCCACAACGACAAGGAAATCCTGCTCTATTTTCTGAACCAGAAAGTCTGA
- a CDS encoding carbohydrate kinase family protein, protein MSEVVSIGQIITDILVRPVEAVDFRIDTQEVETIQLNTGGDSFNVAVALSKLDVDVAFNGKIGADIFGELLIGRIKSCGIDSSGLVVAEGDSTSSSVALIRKNGERCFLFYPGANNHLGIEDIKWDAIDNAKIVHVGGLYTLPLLDGENVAKILRYAKEKGKLTTVDVSWDRSNRWFSGIRESLPYIDYFLPSYGEAKEIAQKDSPEEIARFLQSAGAKHVIIKLGNDGSYVKPADADGYVVAPVDFGEVVDTTGAGDSYVAGFIRGLLNGWDLAACALFATVVAGENIRKIGATAGIPAYHDALKRYKEESGKRTP, encoded by the coding sequence ATGAGTGAAGTAGTAAGCATCGGGCAGATCATTACGGATATACTTGTCCGCCCCGTGGAAGCGGTCGATTTTCGGATCGATACGCAGGAGGTTGAAACAATTCAGTTGAATACCGGGGGAGACAGCTTCAATGTCGCGGTTGCCCTTTCGAAGTTGGATGTCGATGTGGCTTTCAACGGAAAAATCGGTGCCGATATCTTCGGTGAACTGCTCATAGGCAGGATCAAATCCTGCGGCATCGATAGCTCGGGGTTGGTTGTTGCAGAAGGCGATTCAACCAGCTCTTCCGTGGCGTTGATCAGGAAGAACGGCGAACGCTGCTTTCTCTTCTATCCGGGGGCCAATAATCACCTTGGAATCGAGGATATTAAGTGGGATGCCATTGATAATGCGAAAATTGTCCATGTCGGGGGGCTCTATACTCTGCCTCTTTTGGATGGTGAGAATGTGGCGAAGATACTCCGGTATGCGAAAGAGAAGGGAAAGCTTACCACGGTGGACGTTTCCTGGGATAGAAGCAACAGGTGGTTCAGTGGAATTCGGGAGAGTCTTCCCTATATCGACTATTTTCTACCCAGCTATGGTGAGGCGAAAGAGATCGCCCAAAAGGATAGTCCCGAGGAAATTGCCCGGTTTTTGCAGTCAGCCGGTGCAAAACATGTCATAATAAAGCTAGGAAACGATGGCAGTTATGTGAAGCCTGCGGACGCCGACGGTTATGTTGTCGCTCCTGTGGATTTCGGAGAGGTCGTCGATACCACCGGAGCCGGTGATTCCTATGTCGCCGGATTTATTCGCGGCCTACTGAATGGATGGGACCTTGCGGCCTGCGCCCTTTTTGCGACGGTGGTGGCCGGAGAGAACATCAGAAAGATAGGTGCAACGGCAGGAATTCCTGCCTATCATGATGCCCTTAAACGATACAAGGAAGAGTCGGGAAAACGAACACCGTGA
- a CDS encoding carbohydrate ABC transporter permease, translating into MSNTKTKRFFSAVGVNLLVVLALLFILTPVIWLFLTSIKTRAEMFQTPITLFPETFDFGNYVKIWEKIQFGTFIKNSLIMSLYNTVVTLVISSMAAYALSRYKFKGREFFLRYLLVSQMFPAVLVLIPLFLMVKRIGLLGTFTGLEICYLTITIPFCTWALKNYFDKITPTIEESAMIDGCSFITSYIKIFLPVALPGLVSVGTYCFLSSWNEYLFTVVFMQTQDTWTLPVGLAALSGQFALDMGLLTAGGIISLVPAVIIMLFLQKYLLEGMLAGSVKE; encoded by the coding sequence ATGAGTAATACCAAAACGAAACGATTCTTCTCTGCAGTGGGTGTGAACCTGTTGGTGGTCCTGGCCCTGCTCTTTATCCTTACCCCTGTGATCTGGCTCTTTTTGACCTCGATCAAAACCAGGGCCGAGATGTTTCAAACCCCGATTACCCTGTTTCCGGAGACTTTCGATTTCGGAAACTATGTGAAGATATGGGAAAAGATACAATTCGGCACCTTTATAAAAAACAGCCTGATCATGTCGCTCTATAATACCGTCGTCACTCTCGTGATATCTTCCATGGCAGCCTATGCTCTCTCGCGCTACAAGTTTAAAGGGCGGGAGTTTTTTCTCCGTTATTTGCTGGTCTCTCAGATGTTTCCAGCGGTGCTGGTCCTCATTCCTCTCTTTCTGATGGTAAAGCGGATCGGGCTTTTAGGAACCTTTACCGGGCTGGAGATATGCTACCTGACAATAACAATCCCGTTCTGCACGTGGGCGTTGAAAAACTATTTCGACAAAATCACTCCCACGATAGAAGAATCCGCGATGATCGACGGTTGTTCGTTTATCACCTCGTACATAAAAATCTTTCTTCCCGTTGCCTTACCCGGACTGGTATCGGTAGGAACCTACTGTTTTCTCTCATCGTGGAATGAATATCTGTTTACCGTGGTCTTCATGCAGACTCAGGATACCTGGACGCTGCCTGTCGGCCTGGCGGCTCTTAGTGGTCAGTTCGCTTTGGACATGGGTCTGTTGACGGCAGGCGGTATCATCAGTCTTGTTCCGGCTGTGATCATCATGCTGTTTTTACAGAAATATTTACTTGAAGGAATGTTGGCAGGATCTGTAAAGGAATAA
- a CDS encoding carbohydrate ABC transporter permease, which produces MLTSILIPIVNTVRYSFLDLDFISKGAGNFSGFRNYGKALSDPVLWKSLFITIRWTVYSIVFQFGLGFALALLLKSKQVLINKTVLRSLFLVPWMLPGALAAIMWKWLYHGSVGLINQMLLRMHIISAPIPWLASTQFVLISVVLVNVWRGAPFFMVMLFGGLQTIPNELYEAAMIDGAGSFTSFRKITVPLLKPLILTLSLYGFIGAFNFIDIILVLTKGGPAHHTLTLPLYVWQLAFVDMKISYATAVCVLMCLFLVVLLGIMMVFLKKRGEDDE; this is translated from the coding sequence ATGCTGACAAGCATTCTTATTCCGATCGTCAACACCGTACGCTACTCGTTCCTTGATCTTGATTTTATCAGCAAGGGTGCAGGCAATTTTTCCGGCTTTCGTAATTACGGCAAGGCGCTCTCCGATCCGGTTCTTTGGAAGTCCCTTTTCATTACCATCAGATGGACGGTCTATTCCATCGTCTTTCAATTCGGCCTCGGTTTTGCTCTTGCCCTGCTGTTGAAAAGCAAACAGGTACTCATCAATAAAACGGTTCTGCGATCACTGTTTCTCGTTCCCTGGATGCTTCCCGGGGCCCTCGCGGCCATCATGTGGAAATGGTTGTATCACGGCTCGGTCGGGCTGATAAATCAAATGCTTTTGCGTATGCATATTATTAGCGCTCCCATCCCCTGGCTGGCAAGCACGCAGTTTGTGCTCATCTCCGTTGTATTGGTGAATGTCTGGCGGGGGGCTCCCTTTTTCATGGTGATGCTCTTCGGCGGCCTGCAGACCATTCCGAACGAACTCTACGAGGCTGCCATGATAGACGGCGCAGGGAGCTTTACCTCGTTTCGCAAAATCACCGTGCCGTTACTAAAGCCCTTGATTCTGACCCTCAGTCTCTACGGCTTTATCGGAGCCTTCAATTTCATCGATATCATTCTTGTTTTGACAAAGGGAGGCCCTGCCCATCATACCCTGACTCTTCCCCTTTATGTGTGGCAGCTTGCTTTTGTCGACATGAAGATAAGTTATGCGACAGCCGTTTGCGTTCTTATGTGCCTCTTCCTTGTCGTACTTCTTGGTATCATGATGGTGTTTCTCAAAAAGCGGGGAGAAGACGATGAGTAA
- a CDS encoding ABC transporter substrate-binding protein, whose translation MKRLCLVAMFALLCISFVIAGGKQERDGVVELEFWMRDTRPSNVEAMDLIVESFEQQHPGIKVNVVLTPWDSVEQKTMTAIAAGTLPDLSQLNQTGAADYGEKGILLNLDGELKSWDRLNDICGVSVSQAKYNGEFYAIPWFAGSNVMFYNKDLFIEAGIVDADGNAAPPKNWEEFLADAKKLTKDTDGDGVIDQWGFVTRGDVSLTIPIREFMLAAGDGEWVDSNRNVIVDSKKNLEGLNFYLDLFQRYKVVPPDTPSVDYVGEEQYFLSGKVAMMFNGPWNLGNMYDSSVNWGVALEPKREKNACHIGGCPVGIFNTTEHPQEALLFAKYLVSDEAQKIWAVDKGNGLPVTQKAQELAKQDPVIKVFVESLQAADADNVTPPPQIPEWVSIERSVAPPIFQSALLGEITPEACLAQLQSAMTAALNE comes from the coding sequence ATGAAAAGACTTTGTCTGGTGGCGATGTTTGCCCTCCTGTGCATCTCTTTTGTGATTGCAGGTGGGAAACAGGAACGTGATGGTGTCGTCGAGCTCGAATTCTGGATGCGTGATACTCGTCCCTCGAATGTCGAAGCAATGGATCTGATCGTCGAGTCGTTCGAACAGCAGCATCCGGGAATCAAGGTGAATGTTGTTCTGACTCCGTGGGACAGTGTGGAACAGAAGACCATGACGGCCATAGCGGCCGGAACACTTCCCGATCTTTCGCAGCTCAATCAGACCGGGGCCGCGGACTATGGAGAGAAGGGGATTCTCCTGAACCTTGACGGCGAACTGAAAAGTTGGGACAGGCTCAACGACATATGCGGAGTCAGCGTTTCCCAGGCCAAGTACAATGGCGAATTCTATGCAATCCCCTGGTTTGCCGGTTCCAATGTCATGTTCTACAACAAGGATCTTTTCATCGAAGCCGGAATCGTTGATGCCGACGGCAATGCCGCGCCTCCGAAAAACTGGGAAGAGTTTCTTGCCGATGCGAAGAAACTGACGAAGGATACCGACGGCGACGGTGTCATCGACCAATGGGGATTCGTGACACGGGGTGATGTCTCCCTTACCATTCCCATCAGGGAGTTTATGCTTGCCGCAGGAGACGGGGAATGGGTCGATTCCAACCGGAACGTTATCGTAGACAGCAAGAAGAATCTTGAAGGGCTCAACTTTTATCTTGATCTCTTTCAACGATACAAGGTTGTTCCACCCGATACCCCTTCGGTAGACTATGTGGGCGAAGAGCAGTATTTCCTGTCCGGGAAGGTGGCCATGATGTTTAACGGCCCCTGGAACCTTGGGAACATGTATGATTCGTCGGTCAATTGGGGTGTTGCTCTTGAACCGAAACGGGAGAAGAACGCCTGTCACATCGGCGGCTGCCCCGTTGGAATTTTCAATACCACGGAGCATCCGCAAGAGGCCTTGCTTTTTGCAAAGTATCTGGTCTCGGATGAGGCCCAGAAGATCTGGGCGGTCGATAAGGGCAATGGCCTTCCTGTTACCCAAAAGGCGCAGGAGCTTGCGAAACAGGATCCCGTTATCAAGGTGTTTGTAGAGAGCCTCCAGGCCGCGGACGCAGACAATGTCACTCCTCCGCCGCAAATACCGGAATGGGTCTCTATAGAACGCTCGGTTGCTCCGCCGATTTTTCAGAGTGCACTTCTTGGAGAGATTACACCGGAGGCATGCCTTGCGCAGCTTCAGAGTGCAATGACCGCAGCCCTGAACGAATAG
- a CDS encoding class II fructose-bisphosphate aldolase: MPYTNLNEVLRHGKEHGYAAGAFNVVNMEMIQAVIDCAEKNGVGAVVQIYWENDLDHLTKHYAVAMTKAGAENASVPIALQLDHGCETELLKGCIDAGFSSVMADFSAHPYEKNIELTREIVEYAHAKGVTVEAELGQIVLGTEGKDEISSHMTDPAMVSDFLEKTGVDALAVAIGTAHGVYSEAPVIDFERLEKILSLASKPIVVHGGSKVPDEDVKRMARLGISKLNIGFDLMNAFQQSIKETTKTKDFVAPVEIFSAGKEAVAKVLDHKISLLSWQR; encoded by the coding sequence ATGCCATACACTAACTTGAACGAGGTCCTTCGCCACGGCAAGGAACACGGCTATGCGGCCGGAGCCTTCAATGTCGTCAACATGGAGATGATCCAGGCGGTCATCGATTGTGCGGAAAAAAACGGGGTCGGCGCCGTGGTGCAGATTTACTGGGAGAACGACCTCGACCACCTTACGAAGCACTATGCGGTTGCCATGACGAAGGCCGGTGCGGAGAACGCATCGGTTCCTATTGCCCTGCAGCTTGATCACGGCTGCGAAACCGAACTGTTGAAAGGCTGTATCGATGCCGGATTTTCATCGGTCATGGCCGATTTCTCGGCCCATCCCTATGAGAAAAATATCGAACTGACACGAGAGATTGTCGAATATGCGCATGCGAAAGGCGTCACCGTTGAGGCCGAGCTGGGGCAGATCGTTTTGGGAACCGAGGGGAAAGATGAGATTTCATCGCATATGACGGACCCTGCCATGGTTTCCGATTTTCTCGAAAAGACAGGCGTTGATGCCCTGGCCGTTGCGATCGGCACAGCCCACGGGGTCTATTCCGAGGCGCCGGTAATCGATTTCGAGCGGCTGGAGAAGATTTTGTCCCTGGCTTCGAAACCGATTGTTGTCCATGGCGGATCGAAGGTTCCCGATGAAGATGTAAAGCGAATGGCCCGCCTTGGCATCAGTAAACTCAATATCGGCTTTGATCTCATGAATGCATTTCAGCAGTCAATAAAGGAAACGACGAAAACGAAAGACTTTGTTGCTCCTGTCGAAATCTTTTCCGCGGGAAAAGAGGCAGTGGCCAAGGTCCTTGATCATAAAATCAGTCTGCTCTCTTGGCAAAGATAG
- a CDS encoding FGGY-family carbohydrate kinase — MRNIICVDIGSSHISTGVLLEEGELVAAADMEIPLIRGSSGVVEYDPDQIWALTLSCIRDSLRNLESKHKSDIAAISVSSMGEVGFPVAQDGTPLSTAISWMDRRAREQAKTLAGDIGSEELFRITGMPLDSMFSIHKILWLREHQKEIFTSMHKWVCIADYINYKLVGAFFTDYTIASRTMLFDITDYQWSAPLLSYTGLRTDQLSEPCMPGTVIGNMKSEIKEALHLDGTVAVVLGGHDRSCIAAAMGIDNKNQIIDSTGIGEGLISVTDERFIPPNIKESNRFSCYPGFLDHKYITLGHFGSVGRLVNWITDQYSIKDFIAHRNLESPIYIPNTFVNNNYLEKRIWFDLTPRSTPEEITYSIYEGISFNFRQILELYCKEYSVQHYSIFMTGGMTRNDVFTQLKADTLNHAILIDVENVSTLIGVGKIAFLGTGIYRDWEEIKATIQPSFVKVHPQKEYEEYYSQRYQKYYKQAEKLNKRRKDAIH, encoded by the coding sequence ATGAGAAATATTATCTGTGTCGATATCGGAAGTTCGCACATAAGTACCGGGGTCTTGCTTGAAGAGGGTGAGCTCGTGGCTGCCGCGGATATGGAGATACCGCTCATACGCGGCAGCAGCGGTGTCGTCGAATATGATCCCGATCAAATCTGGGCACTCACCCTTTCCTGCATACGGGATTCTCTTCGTAATCTTGAATCAAAGCACAAAAGCGATATCGCGGCGATCTCCGTGTCGAGCATGGGAGAGGTCGGCTTCCCCGTTGCACAGGATGGCACCCCTTTGTCCACCGCAATCAGCTGGATGGACCGCAGGGCCAGGGAACAGGCGAAGACGCTTGCCGGTGATATCGGTAGTGAAGAACTCTTTCGGATTACGGGTATGCCTCTTGATTCGATGTTTTCGATCCATAAAATCCTGTGGCTCAGGGAACATCAGAAAGAAATTTTCACATCCATGCACAAATGGGTGTGTATCGCGGATTATATAAACTACAAGCTCGTCGGTGCTTTCTTTACCGATTACACCATAGCCTCCAGAACCATGCTTTTCGATATCACCGATTACCAGTGGTCGGCGCCGCTCCTCTCCTATACCGGGCTGAGGACCGATCAGCTTTCCGAACCCTGTATGCCCGGGACGGTAATCGGAAATATGAAAAGCGAGATCAAAGAAGCTTTGCATCTGGATGGCACGGTGGCCGTTGTCCTGGGAGGACACGATCGGAGCTGTATTGCCGCCGCCATGGGAATCGACAACAAGAATCAGATTATCGATTCGACGGGAATCGGTGAGGGGCTTATCAGCGTTACGGATGAGCGGTTCATACCGCCGAATATCAAGGAGAGCAATCGCTTCTCCTGTTATCCGGGCTTTTTGGATCACAAGTATATCACCCTCGGCCATTTCGGGAGCGTCGGGCGATTGGTGAACTGGATCACCGATCAGTACAGCATCAAGGACTTTATTGCGCATCGAAACCTGGAATCACCAATCTATATCCCGAATACCTTCGTAAATAACAACTACCTGGAAAAGAGAATCTGGTTCGACTTGACCCCCCGCTCCACTCCCGAAGAGATCACCTACAGCATCTACGAGGGAATATCCTTTAATTTCAGGCAGATACTGGAACTCTACTGTAAAGAATATTCGGTACAGCACTATTCAATCTTCATGACAGGAGGAATGACCAGAAACGATGTTTTTACCCAGCTAAAGGCGGACACGCTGAATCACGCCATACTCATCGATGTGGAGAATGTCTCCACCCTCATCGGGGTGGGAAAGATTGCCTTTCTCGGTACGGGAATATACAGGGATTGGGAAGAGATAAAAGCGACCATCCAGCCCAGCTTTGTCAAGGTCCACCCACAGAAAGAGTATGAAGAATACTATAGCCAGCGATATCAGAAATATTACAAACAGGCTGAAAAGCTGAACAAGAGGAGAAAGGATGCCATACACTAA